The following DNA comes from Leishmania mexicana MHOM/GT/2001/U1103 complete genome, chromosome 1.
AAGGTCAGGAAGAAGGCTGCGGTAAGGGAGAAGAAGGCTGTCGGGGTTCCCCCGGCGACTGATGAGGCTGCTCCCAGCACGGGCTGTCCCActccgacggcggcggcggcggcgaagccgGCAGGTGGCGAGGGTGGAAAGACGGCAAAAGTCACTGGCGACGGTGGCCGGGCAGTGGCGCAGAGCGCGCCGTCGAGCCCGACGACTGGCAAGGGCGGTGGCACGGCGCACggagggaagaagaaggACAGCGCCAAGgtctcatcctcctcgcctgATGCGTCCACGTCGGCCTCGCTGccggacgcggcggcagaagcCGCGCTTAGCCAGGCGCCGAAGTCGGAGAAGCCGACGAAGAGTGCACCCACCGAGGTGGACGCTGCGCCCGCTCCTGCGGctccggcggtggcggaggcaccTGCTGCGAAGCCTGAGGACTCGAAGGTCGCTGAGCCACTCGAGGAAGCTGTAGCTGCCCCCGCCGCACCCGCGGCGTCAACTGCCGTGCAGGACTCGCCCAGGGCGCCGGTGCACGAGGAGAAGCgtagcggtggtggctgccGTCAGCAGTAACATAGGTGTGGCCATCACCGGCTGCCCCCAAGCAGGTCATGAAGCAATGCGTAGCATGCGCGAGTTGAGGGAAGCGTCCACCACACCCACGCCACACAACCCAACCCCTCTCTCCGGCAAGGATGGCGAGAAAGCgaagggtgggagggggagggcaatACGCGGCTCGCGTGGACGGAAAGATCAcgagtggcggtggcactcgcgtgtgccggtgtgtgtatgtgtgtgtgtatgtatatgtgtgtgtgtgtgtatgtgtatgtgtgtgtgtgtgtatgtgtgtgtgtgtgtatctgcctctctcttggcCCCTTCTTCTCTTATGCGTGGTGTTGGAtgtcgtcaccgtcgctgtCGACGACATCCAACACCACGTCAGAGGAAGACGGTAATGATGGTGTGCGGCGTCCGCTGTGGCGCTcactctccccctcgtcctcccccacccccaccccctctccctccgccATGTTGCGTGCTCTCTACAGCTCCCatttccccctccctccaagTGTCCTTGGCGCGGTGTTCATCacggtcgtcgtcgttgtcgtcgtcggctGCCGTATGTAACTCGCGGATCGGCCTGCCCGTGTCTGCATGTTGTCCCTaatctgtgtgtgtgtgtgtgttcttcCGTGGAtgccttcccctccctccccctcctcgttctcgtcctcctccccccactccccccactcccccctccctctccctcctgcgcgtgtgtgggtgcgtgggtgtgcgtgtctctcacGCTCACGCTcagagcacgcacgcacgcacgcacgtcacCTCTCAGAGCGTAAAAACGAATcacagagaaaaagggagaggggagggggagaagggaacGTAatctgcgcacacgcacacacgcgcgcacacagtgggggagagggggcgcaGTCGCTGTCACTGTTGCCGTGCTCGTCGTTCCGTtgttcctccccctccccctccccctattGTTTATTCCGCTGTTGCCGCGGACGATGGCgagctgcgcaccgccgtcggtgtttctttgtgtgtgtgtgtgtgtgtgtgtgtgtgtgtgtgtgtgtatgtgtcaCGCTGGCGCGACtctctggtggtggtggtggctgtgaTCCCATTAGGGCTCAGCTGATGAGTGCGTCGGTTGGCTGCTTCGCCTCGCTTcgttgtgtctgtgtgtccgtgcTGAACTCAGCCCTTTTCCTTGACTTGTCCGTTGTCTGCTgtctcttcttcccttcgCTGTGCCATGCGCACGtgctgcgcatgtgtgtgtttgtgtgtgtgtgtgtgtgtgtgctgtgctgtgctgtgctgtgctgtgcagTGCACAgatatctatatatatatatatacatatacatacagTTATACACATATGGGCAcatcacgcacacacacacacacacacagaacgcgcagcacgtgcgcacgcgacTTTAATGAATAACGGGAAAAGTTTCTGTTTTCATTTCTAATGAACGTCGTCTGTCCCCGCCACCGATGCCGCTACggcacaccacccaccaccgccgaacgcccctctctctccctctctccctgcctgcctgtgtgtgctggtgtgctggtgtgtgtgtgtgtgtggtgcgtgtgtgtgtgtgtgtgtgtgtgcgggggtgGGTCTGTGTCGCCCTTCCCCCTGAACcttccccgcctcccccctcccccccacccacttGTGTGCTCTACACATCGCACACCGGGgggcgtgcacgtgtgcgccatCGTTGTGCCCTTCGCCTCCGTTcttcatcttttttttccgttgtCGCTGCGATGGCAGCTCTGTCGTTTGGGTGTGGCCAcgtgcgtcgctgtcgtGGACGTGCCCACCCACCGAAACATGCACGCCGGAAaccgtgcgcgtgtacgcgtgcgtgcggctgtgctTGCTAAGCCGAACATGAAGACCAATGTCTCAAGAAGAGGCGTCGAAGTGAACTGGAGGGGAACGTAACCAAGTCAGAAGGCtgtgcgtggcagcagccGTACTCGCACTcctgcacacgcagcgcATCCAGGTCCCTTCGTCCGTGCAGGTGCACGACCGTGCCAGCAAGCGCGATGGACACTGGCTGTCTTGGGacgcgtgtgggtgtgtgtaaGGAGGCGCGTGGAGGCGTGCCatcgccgtcaccaccgccaccgccccctcctgtGGTTGGGTGGGGATCTTGACAGGCTTTTGTGCCGTGTCTGTGTCCATGTCCGCCCAGTGGGCGAGGGATCTATGGATGGAtaaggagggcgaggggggaaggggggaggcgtcGACCTGGCGCGCTCGATCGAACACATCACGAAGCGCCGCTCCGTGAGCGCGTGATGCAGCcgtcccttccctcccccctcgccccctcctcacccctACCAGGCAACGTCCAGCACGTCTGGGGCGACGTCGTCCATCACCGGTTCgtgtgcgggggaggggaggggggggggcacacacacgcacacgcacgcacgcacgcacgcacgcacgcacgcccccctccccctcctcgactCCATGACTGCCGTATCCGCTcaaccctcccctcccccccccgtccccgTCTCCCTCCGATCTCGCACCAGCGAGCACAGTACATCTTCACGCAGGCACCTAtacacacctctctctctccctcctccctcgctttacacacacacacacacacaaagtgacacgtgtgcacgcgtggcCCTCTTCCATCATCCCCTGCACGgacacgcgtgtgtgtgtgtgtgtgtccgtggcCATAATCGTCATCATCTATTTTCTCTCTCATTTTCTGTTGTAGCGCTCTCTaacccccacctcctctccccaccccgccAAGCGTGGAACGACGTGAGCGTGTCGGAAACATGGGCGGCTGCGTCGTCTCCGTCATGGAGGTGCTGAACCGCACCCGTCTCGTCGATAACCCGGACTTTGCGGCGCGGCGTGTCTATGGCGTCATCAACGAGCGCGTCacggaggacgaggccgaTCGCTCCGGTGTGTACCGGTGTGCGCGGCTGACGGATGAGCAGCACGTTGAGTGCTGTAACTGGTACGACGGACCGACgatcctgcagcgcctcgcagTCATCTGCGAGGAGCGCTGTGACCAGCGCGCCATGGCGTACCGCACGGTTGAGAAGGTGGTGAGGGAGTCCACGAAGGACGAGAAGGGCGGCACGCGAGAATGGGAGTACACCTTCCTCAGCGAGCCGACGTACATCACGTACGCGGAGGTATGGCAGCGGCTCGTCGCGTTCGGTCGTGGCCTGGCCGAGTTGGGTCTTGCGAAGGGCAGTCGTGTGGCGCTGTACGAGGACACGCGGTGGGAGTGGCTGGTGACGATCCTCGGTGCGTGGACGCAGGAGATGATCGGCGTAACCGTGTACGCGAACCTCGGCGAAGACGCCCTGCTCTACGCTCTCAAGGAGGCGACGTGCGCAGCGCTGGTGTGCAACGGCAAGAACGTCGGCAAGCTCATCTCGCTGATGGACAAGTACGGCGTCCATAACGCGACGATCATCTACCTCgacgcgctgccggcgaACGTGAACGCAGAGTCACACACGGTGATCGCGTGGACCGACGTCCTGGCAAAGGGTGCGCTGTCGACGGCCCCGTACAAGGTGCAGGACGCGAAggacgaggtggcgctgATCATGTACACGAGCGGCACGACCGGCAACCCGAAGGGCGTCGTGCACACGATCGGCGCGCTGACGCAAGGCACCCTCGGCCTGGAGCAGCGGCTGACGGACTTGATcggcagggaggaggaggagtcgtACCTCGCCTACCTCCCGGCTGCACACATCTTCGAGTTCACGTGCGAGAACAtcatgctgctgcgcggcgcacTCATCGCGTTTGGCACCCCGCGCACGCTGACGGACGCCTTTGCGCGGCCGTGCGGTGATCTGCAGGCGTTCAACCCCTTCTTCTTCATCGGCGTGCCGCGCATCTTCGAGACCATCAGGAAGGCCGTCgaggcgaagctgccgccCGTGGGCACGCTCAAGCGACAGGTGTTCGACCACGCCTACCAGAGCcggctggcggcgctgaaggagggCAAGGACACGCCGTACTGGAACGAGAAGGTGTTCGCGGCGCCACGCAAGATTCTCGGGTCGAAGGTGCGCGGcatctgctgcggcggtgctccaCTGTCCGACAAGACACAGGAGTGGCTGACCGTCATGATGGGCCGCCCCGTGGCGCAGGGCTACGGCATGACGGAGTCTGTGTGCAACGCCTCCGTGCAGCGCTCCGGTGAGCTCAAGTGTGAGGTGGGgcagctcctgcacggcGTCGAGGCGTGCCTGCTGGACACGGAGCACTACAAGCACACGGACAAGCCGCACCCAcgtggcgagctgctgctgcgcggccgcTTCGTCTTCAAGGGCTACTACAACCAGCCGGAGTTGACAGAGCAGAGCATACTCCCGGGTGGGTGGCTGCGCACGGGCGACGTGATCGAGATGGATGCGGAGACGGGTCAGATGCGCATCATTGGCCGCGTcaaggcgctggcgaagaaCTGCCTGGGCGAGTACATTGCGCTGGAGAACCTCGAAGCACTTTACTGCGCGTGCCCGGTCGTGGCGCCGAACGGGATCTGCGTCCTCGTGGACCCGCAGCAGCCCTTCATCACGGCGCTCGTGCTGACGGACGAGCAGAAGGCGATGGAGTTTGCCCGCACCCACAAGGTCGACAACGCGAGGTGGCCAGAAATCCTGAAGGACCCCGCCTTCATCGCCGCGGTCACCGCGTCGCTCGCGGAGATTGGCCGGAAAGCGGGCAAGAAATCGTtcgagctgctgaagcgcgtgtgtgtgctgagcGACGAGTGGACTCCGGAGAACAACCTGGTGACGGCCTCTATGAAGGTGCGCCGGAGCGCGATCGAAAAGCACTACGCCGACATCATCAAGGAGCTCTTTGCAGATTAGTCAAGGaagaagtgtgtgtgtgtgtgtgtgtgtgcgtgtgtgtgcgcctcccaccaccacctcggACACGTTGGCTTCTATGTTAAAACGTTCCCCAAAACGATACCGCCCTACTCACCAactcacccacccctccctccctcacgcaGCAACGAGTAACAGAAACCTAAAGCGTGCAGGTGGCCGTGTCGAcgcgaggggtgggggggcgCGCATCAGTCTGTTGCCCCAGCGCCTTTCTCGGCGTCCGTCCATCACGTGgcctccaccc
Coding sequences within:
- a CDS encoding putative fatty acyl CoA syntetase 1 produces the protein MGGCVVSVMEVLNRTRLVDNPDFAARRVYGVINERVTEDEADRSGVYRCARLTDEQHVECCNWYDGPTILQRLAVICEERCDQRAMAYRTVEKVVRESTKDEKGGTREWEYTFLSEPTYITYAEVWQRLVAFGRGLAELGLAKGSRVALYEDTRWEWLVTILGAWTQEMIGVTVYANLGEDALLYALKEATCAALVCNGKNVGKLISLMDKYGVHNATIIYLDALPANVNAESHTVIAWTDVLAKGALSTAPYKVQDAKDEVALIMYTSGTTGNPKGVVHTIGALTQGTLGLEQRLTDLIGREEEESYLAYLPAAHIFEFTCENIMLLRGALIAFGTPRTLTDAFARPCGDLQAFNPFFFIGVPRIFETIRKAVEAKLPPVGTLKRQVFDHAYQSRLAALKEGKDTPYWNEKVFAAPRKILGSKVRGICCGGAPLSDKTQEWLTVMMGRPVAQGYGMTESVCNASVQRSGELKCEVGQLLHGVEACLLDTEHYKHTDKPHPRGELLLRGRFVFKGYYNQPELTEQSILPGGWLRTGDVIEMDAETGQMRIIGRVKALAKNCLGEYIALENLEALYCACPVVAPNGICVLVDPQQPFITALVLTDEQKAMEFARTHKVDNARWPEILKDPAFIAAVTASLAEIGRKAGKKSFELLKRVCVLSDEWTPENNLVTASMKVRRSAIEKHYADIIKELFAD